From a region of the Xyrauchen texanus isolate HMW12.3.18 chromosome 47, RBS_HiC_50CHRs, whole genome shotgun sequence genome:
- the LOC127639210 gene encoding toll-like receptor 1: MSTNTWPIAISYLLVFLFKAHGEDGKFGFCSMLTENTKDLSYSNLRRIPSDLPDGTVYLDVSHNNISSIVRNDLNGLTHLCFLKVSHCGLQYISSDAFSGNSEIKVLNISYNHLTTIPNLPLPQLRILDLSSNLYPSYALPDFFGNLSYLSVLAIGSQNATSVSVKDFVPLQNVLLKKIIFGDGTELQNYENGSFSQLKSIQEVVLKVTFCERFDIFKNMIMDFDQIQTKQIQLIKLFPDQCSITSDPFETFTDLHVLRNLSIIDTWINSSVVVKLFKNVWKSSVEEIAFLNITYNEDTPDGFQLPMQNHTTNLRAFILDGVHHYQYRYPIINASMELINQLTYLKFSGTGMNILPCNLISAIKSLQILDLSNNLLDDTGFWWSFCSSQKVFPALRHLSLSHNRFGDLAFIAKNVNEMKFLESLDLSFNSIFIDNPCFWPSHLTELSLSHNNLGNTVFSYLSPHFKKIDLSKTGISVIPQDITSQFPRLTHLYLSFNSIQAIPADLHAPTLVSLYTDQNAITFISQRAMEGLPNLKTLKAGHNPFSCDCDSFWFMTALNKSLLPDWPQGYTCSTPPPFSGKLLERYELGWLSCQQGLQAAVVLPLLLTVVAALVITFYACDGMWYTKMLWVWIRVKRRGYKRVDRLMNATFRYHAFISYSQHDSTWVESQLVPKLEGSGLSLCVHERDFEPGKWIVDNIINCVEGSYKSLFILSKNFVQSEWCNYELFFAQHRAISVNDDSLVFILLEPVPTDSLPKKFLKLRTLLRRKTYLEWPTDERKKQIFWCNLRTILQTVDQSKILKDVATDIAEICPLLSVKK, translated from the coding sequence ATGTCAACCAATACCTGGCCTATTGCAATTTCATATCTCTTAGTGTTTCTGTTTAAAGCACATGGTGAAGATGGAAAATTTGGATTTTGTTCCAtgctgacagagaacacaaaAGATCTTTCCTATAGTAACCTAAGAAGGATACCATCAGATTTACCAGATGGCACAGTATACTTAGATGTTTCACACAACAATATCTCCAGCATTGTTCGTAATGACTTGAATGGTCTAACCCATCTCTGCTTCCTGAAAGTTTCACATTGTGGACTTCAATACATCTCTTCTGATGCCTTCAGCGGCAACTCTGAAATCAAAGTTCTGAACATCTCTTACAACCATCTAACAACCATTCCTAATTTACCATTGCCCCAGCTTAGGATCCTGGACCTTTCCAGCAATCTGTATCCTAGTTATGCTCTCCCCGATTTTTTTGGTAACTTAAGTTACCTTTCTGTCCTTGCGATTGGCAGTCAAAATGCTACATCTGTTAGTGTGAAAGACTTTGTTCCTCTTCAAAATGTCCTTTTGAAGAAAATCATATTTGGAGATGGCACTGAATTGCAAAACTATGAAAACGGCTCCTTTTCGCAACTAAAATCAATACAGGAAGTGGTTCTGAAAGTTACTTTTTGTGAAcgttttgacattttcaaaaacatgattATGGACTTTGACCAaatccaaacaaaacaaattcagCTCATTAAATTATTTCCAGATCAGTGTTCTATCACAAGTGACCCATTTGAGACCTTTACAGATTTGCATGTCCTCCGTAATCTAAGCATTATAGACACCTGGATAAACAGCTCAGTGGTTGTAAAACTTTTCAAAAATGTCTGGAAGTCATCAGTGGAAgaaattgcttttttaaatatcacATATAATGAGGACACCCCTGATGGCTTCCAGTTACCAATGCAGAACCACACAACAAATCTACGAGCATTTATACTTGATGGCGTGCACCACTACCAGTACCGGTACCCCATTATTAATGCAAGCATGGAATTAATCAATCAGCTAACTTATCTGAAGTTTTCTGGCACAGGGATGAATATCCTACCATGTAATCTCATTTCAGCCATAAAATCGCTACAGATCTTGGATCTGTCAAACAATCTCTTGGATGATACTGGTTTCTGGTGGAGTTTTTGTTCatcacaaaaagtgtttccagCCTTGAGGCATCTTTCACTAAGCCATAATCGATTTGGTGACCTTGCCTTCATTGCGAAAAATGTTAATGAAATGAAGTTCTTAGAGTCTCTTGACTTGAGTTTCAACTCCATATTCATAGACAATCCATGTTTTTGGCCTTCCCACTTGACTGAGTTGAGTCTTAGCCACAACAATCTAGGAAATACCGTATTCAGCTACTTGTCGCCTCACTTCAAGAAAATTGACCTCTCAAAAACAGGCATAAGTGTTATTCCCCAAGATATTACATCACAGTTTCCTAGACTAACACACCTCTATCTAAGTTTCAATAGCATACAGGCCATCCCAGCAGATCTCCATGCACCTACATTGGTAAGCCTGTACACTGACCAGAATGCAATTACTTTCATTAGCCAGCGTGCAATGGAAGGTCTCCCCAACCTGAAGACTTTAAAAGCAGGACACAATCCATTTAGCTGTGACTGTGATTCATTTTGGTTCATGACAGCGTTAAATAAGTCACTTCTCCCTGATTGGCCCCAGGGTTACACTTGCAGTACACCTCCACCATTTTCCGGGAAGCTCTTGGAGAGATATGAGCTTGGGTGGCTGTCTTGTCAACAAGGCCTGCAGGCTGCTGTGGTTCTGCCATTATTATTAACTGTTGTAGCTGCTCTGGTCATCACCTTCTATGCTTGTGATGGTATGTGGTACACTAAAATGCTTTGGGTGTGGATAAGAGTAAAAAGGAGAGGCTACAAAAGGGTTGATAGATTGATGAATGCCACCTTCCGCTATCATGCCTTCATTTCCTACAGTCAACATGACTCAACTTGGGTGGAATCACAGCTGGTACCAAAATTAGAAGGGTCAGGTCTGTCCCTTTGCGTCCACGAGCGAGACTTTGAACCTGGAAAGTGGATTGTGGACAATATAATCAATTGCGTGGAGGGTAGCTACAAGAGCCTCTTTATCCTATCCAAAAACTTTGTTCAAAGTGAATGGTGCAACTATGAACTTTTCTTTGCTCAACACAGGGCTATCAGTGTGAATGATGACTCTTTGGTCTTCATTTTGTTGGAGCCCGTACCAACAGACTCTCTTCCCAAGAAGTTCCTAAAGTTAAGAACATTGCTGAGGCGGAAAACTTACCTGGAGTGGCCCACAGATGAGCGCAAGAAGCAAATATTCTGGTGTAATCTTAGAACAATTCTGCAGACGGTGGACCAGAGCAAGATTCTAAAGGATGTGGCCACAGACATTGCTGAAATATGTCCTCTATTGTCTGTTAAGAAATGA